In Pajaroellobacter abortibovis, the following are encoded in one genomic region:
- the secD gene encoding protein translocase subunit SecD produces MNPSKRSLLFFTVAVIAAGCLAYRFDLFWGVVSSLFVFVWLLVVWLPIMNGVWRLKVGLVAAVVLITFLVLWPTLKNFSGGRISCPAYVADHIRFEIVPGLDLRGGLRLVYTVEGEEAVRDKRDRFAEEIRHELADVFQIRSNSSNIPLTREDMAQLEEKVHVSVPETNAVRLMFKDKVDIGDIEERFRKHFLVDLLLIPGPSSEEITFKIRPDVIAQIQERAVQQAKEIVHRRIDELGLREAQVTSREEDIIVEIPGENRQTFEEIKEIIRRTARLEFKIVDDETDFFGRIPAESIPSQEGVVIQAEDAPNGPGRNTLSHYAYIKKNPQETMAEVLDRFKKWVATLSVPDDHQVGFQAVSEYNPEIGRMEEGGWRTYYLFSHADLTGESITDAMIVHDRDQGVGQYYVSLTFSPSGADRFEKVTGVNVRRRFAILLDGIIDSAPVIKSKIAGGRASITLGAAAPEQQLENARKLELVLRSGALPAPLVLSNESMIGPSLGRDSIALGIKGMVASSALVLVFMLFYYHWAGIIADVAVLFNLFLQLAILASFNATMTLPGIAGLALTIGMSVDANVLINERIREELRRGRRSRTAIEAGYTKAFSSILDGHVTVFISGLILAQHGSGPVKGFAVTLIVGILTSLFTGVFCTRLVFDWWVQGTRAKRLSVGGGL; encoded by the coding sequence ATGAATCCTTCTAAACGGAGTCTTCTCTTTTTTACGGTAGCTGTAATTGCAGCAGGCTGTTTGGCCTATCGTTTCGATCTGTTTTGGGGGGTTGTTTCCTCTCTTTTCGTGTTTGTTTGGTTGCTGGTCGTGTGGTTACCTATCATGAATGGGGTATGGCGTCTCAAAGTGGGGTTGGTTGCGGCTGTTGTCTTGATAACGTTCCTCGTCCTCTGGCCTACTCTGAAGAATTTCTCAGGAGGTCGGATCTCCTGTCCTGCATATGTTGCTGATCATATTCGCTTTGAAATTGTTCCAGGGCTCGACCTGCGCGGAGGACTTCGGCTTGTTTATACGGTTGAAGGTGAGGAAGCGGTTCGAGACAAACGAGATCGTTTTGCAGAAGAGATCAGACACGAGCTTGCGGATGTTTTCCAGATCCGCTCCAATTCTTCTAACATACCGCTCACCCGAGAAGATATGGCTCAACTCGAAGAGAAAGTGCATGTTTCAGTTCCGGAGACTAATGCTGTTCGACTTATGTTCAAGGACAAGGTAGATATTGGAGATATCGAGGAGCGTTTCAGGAAACACTTCTTAGTGGATTTACTGCTTATTCCTGGTCCTTCTTCCGAGGAGATCACTTTTAAAATTCGACCGGATGTTATTGCTCAGATTCAAGAGCGCGCTGTGCAGCAAGCCAAAGAGATTGTTCACAGAAGGATTGATGAACTCGGTTTGCGTGAAGCGCAGGTTACGAGCCGGGAAGAGGATATCATCGTAGAGATTCCTGGAGAGAATCGACAGACATTTGAAGAAATCAAAGAGATTATCCGCCGGACTGCCCGTCTTGAGTTCAAAATTGTAGATGATGAAACGGACTTTTTTGGGAGGATCCCTGCGGAATCTATCCCTTCGCAAGAGGGGGTCGTCATCCAGGCTGAAGATGCTCCGAATGGTCCTGGTCGAAATACGCTGAGCCACTATGCGTACATTAAAAAGAATCCTCAGGAAACGATGGCAGAAGTGCTCGATCGTTTTAAGAAATGGGTGGCTACCCTGAGTGTCCCGGATGATCATCAAGTTGGATTTCAGGCTGTCAGTGAATATAATCCCGAAATTGGCCGCATGGAAGAGGGAGGATGGCGTACATATTACCTTTTCTCCCATGCCGATCTCACAGGGGAATCAATCACAGATGCGATGATCGTGCATGATCGCGATCAAGGGGTGGGGCAGTATTATGTATCTCTCACGTTCAGTCCGAGTGGTGCAGATCGATTTGAAAAAGTGACGGGTGTGAACGTCCGGCGTAGATTTGCTATTCTTTTGGATGGAATCATCGATTCTGCGCCTGTCATTAAAAGCAAGATAGCGGGGGGTCGGGCGAGCATTACATTGGGGGCTGCCGCTCCAGAGCAACAGCTGGAAAATGCGCGCAAGCTAGAACTCGTTCTTCGATCGGGAGCCCTTCCAGCTCCTCTTGTCTTATCAAACGAATCCATGATAGGGCCGTCTCTCGGTCGCGATTCGATTGCACTAGGCATTAAGGGGATGGTTGCTAGTTCTGCGCTTGTGCTCGTGTTTATGCTTTTTTATTATCACTGGGCTGGGATCATTGCAGATGTTGCTGTGCTCTTTAATCTCTTCCTCCAATTGGCTATTTTGGCTTCTTTTAATGCGACCATGACGCTTCCGGGAATTGCAGGACTTGCGCTCACCATTGGGATGTCAGTGGATGCTAATGTTCTCATTAACGAGCGAATTCGGGAGGAGCTGCGAAGGGGGCGACGCAGTCGAACAGCGATAGAAGCAGGGTATACCAAAGCGTTTTCTTCTATTCTGGATGGCCACGTAACCGTATTTATTTCAGGACTGATTCTCGCTCAGCATGGGAGTGGGCCTGTCAAAGGATTTGCTGTCACGTTGATTGTGGGTATTTTGACCAGTCTGTTTACAGGTGTTTTTTGCACGCGCCTCGTCTTTGATTGGTGGGTCCAAGGGACAAGAGCAAAGCGCTTGAGTGTAGGAGGGGGTCTCTAG
- the secF gene encoding protein translocase subunit SecF produces the protein MEFFKPGRQFDFMAQRKFWITFSIILSIGSMILCFYPGPTYGTDFRGGTEIEVAFLKPVDVAALRHQVQSIGFTKPDVVQVVDPQNPYRFLIRVPEITILDEASKEQIKQSLCLASSTSPAQDPFLCPQGARAIELKFGGGGDKIHARYEEEPDLYAIREQIQRVPMVHLRSGSAGLEKMQGRAGYQVEIQLQSKGDQIMEGLRRVLGAEVVPEQALRVEWVGPKAGKQLRDSARNSVALAIAFIMLYLVLRFDLRFAPGVVLACVHDTMVVLGVFIIFKKEITLSTIAAVLTVVGYSMNDTVVVYDRIRENLGKYRSKPFAEIINLSVSETLSRTLLTSGATILSVLAFFIWGTGVIKDFALAMVVGILAGTYSSIYVAAPLTEWIDSRIRRAS, from the coding sequence ATGGAATTTTTTAAACCAGGACGCCAATTCGATTTTATGGCTCAGAGAAAGTTCTGGATTACGTTTAGCATTATCCTGTCGATAGGCTCGATGATTCTCTGTTTTTATCCAGGTCCTACCTATGGGACTGACTTTCGAGGGGGTACAGAGATCGAAGTCGCTTTTTTGAAACCCGTTGATGTTGCTGCTCTTCGTCATCAGGTGCAATCGATTGGGTTTACAAAACCCGATGTGGTTCAGGTTGTGGACCCTCAAAATCCTTACCGATTTTTGATACGTGTTCCTGAAATCACGATTCTCGATGAAGCATCTAAAGAACAGATCAAACAGTCGCTATGTTTAGCTTCCTCTACTAGTCCTGCTCAGGATCCTTTTCTCTGTCCACAAGGTGCTAGAGCGATCGAACTGAAATTTGGAGGAGGAGGGGATAAGATTCACGCTCGATATGAAGAAGAACCTGATCTATATGCGATCCGAGAACAGATTCAACGTGTTCCTATGGTGCACTTGCGGTCAGGGTCTGCAGGTCTAGAAAAAATGCAGGGTCGAGCAGGCTACCAAGTCGAGATTCAACTGCAGTCTAAGGGGGATCAGATTATGGAAGGGCTGAGGCGTGTTCTCGGTGCTGAAGTGGTTCCAGAGCAGGCGTTGCGTGTGGAATGGGTTGGACCCAAAGCGGGCAAACAGCTTCGGGATAGTGCGCGTAACTCGGTCGCTCTTGCCATTGCCTTCATTATGCTTTATCTTGTTCTTCGGTTTGATCTCCGTTTTGCTCCTGGCGTTGTGTTGGCTTGTGTCCATGATACTATGGTGGTCCTTGGCGTGTTCATTATTTTTAAGAAAGAAATCACCTTATCCACCATCGCGGCTGTTTTGACTGTCGTCGGCTACTCTATGAACGATACCGTTGTTGTCTATGATCGAATTCGAGAAAATTTAGGGAAATATCGTTCGAAGCCCTTTGCTGAAATTATCAACTTAAGTGTTTCTGAGACCCTATCGCGTACCCTTCTCACATCAGGTGCTACGATACTCAGTGTTCTTGCTTTTTTTATCTGGGGAACAGGGGTTATTAAAGACTTTGCTTTGGCTATGGTTGTGGGGATCTTAGCTGGGACGTATTCGAGTATTTATGTGGCGGCCCCTTTGACAGAATGGATTGATAGCCGTATCCGAAGGGCTTCTTAG
- a CDS encoding ABC transporter ATP-binding protein: MSSRADEEIAALIEFKSVKKRFGAKEVYQNLSLCIRKGETFTVLGPSGCGKSVLLKMLIGLVLVDQGALWFDGQDITKLPEHRWIDIRRRIAYLFQSAALFDSLNVKDNVAYGLRELFWKTMSEEEITQRVAESLNLVGLPGIEDMWPSDLSGGMRKRVGLARTLALHPEVILYDEPTTGLDPINTARISYLITKLQASLKLTSIVITHDMKVAFEVSDRLAMLGKGGVHKIGARDDFHHSQDPYVRDFIEGRVPGENGIS, from the coding sequence ATGTCTTCTCGAGCTGATGAAGAAATAGCTGCTTTGATTGAATTTAAGTCTGTTAAGAAGCGGTTTGGTGCGAAGGAAGTATATCAAAATCTCTCTCTCTGCATTCGCAAAGGGGAGACTTTTACTGTTCTAGGCCCTTCAGGTTGTGGGAAGAGTGTCCTGCTCAAAATGCTGATAGGTCTCGTTCTTGTGGACCAAGGGGCGCTGTGGTTCGATGGACAAGACATTACGAAATTACCTGAGCACAGATGGATCGACATCCGGCGTCGGATTGCTTATCTATTTCAGAGTGCGGCCCTTTTTGATTCTCTCAATGTGAAAGATAATGTGGCCTATGGTCTTCGTGAGCTTTTCTGGAAGACGATGAGTGAAGAGGAAATCACTCAGAGGGTTGCGGAGTCTTTGAATCTAGTGGGACTCCCTGGAATTGAAGACATGTGGCCTAGCGATCTGTCAGGGGGAATGAGGAAACGTGTGGGGTTAGCGCGCACATTGGCGCTCCATCCTGAAGTGATCCTGTACGATGAGCCTACGACGGGTCTCGATCCTATCAATACAGCTCGAATTAGTTATTTAATCACTAAACTGCAGGCTTCGTTAAAGCTGACGAGCATTGTGATCACCCACGATATGAAGGTTGCGTTCGAAGTTTCGGATCGGCTTGCTATGTTAGGGAAGGGGGGGGTTCACAAGATTGGCGCGCGTGATGACTTCCATCATTCGCAAGATCCCTATGTGCGTGACTTCATTGAAGGGAGGGTCCCTGGTGAAAATGGGATATCATAG
- a CDS encoding MlaD family protein has product MPNRMRVGIFVLIGLGLVGFIIFMIGSTRRFWESKITYVASFNDVAGLKSGAPIRMGGVDIGTVGRVGHSDNIGDTHVYVELAIAETESKRIREDTVARIVNKGLLGDKMVELTLSVSEAPPLDPTRPLKTEETMDLSHYMTRVDAIAQKTEMVIGHIESATRAFSDGQITEDLKKTTEHVREIMEALAHHDSPLHRLIFDDKQAKQVSRTLTSLEESTGQLRVMLANLNEISKKIQKGTGFVHKLLDDGELSLHIANSLSALEQNLKAVQDNKEGLAHALIYGDERIGRWLQDMTAMTSDLQVIVRDIKAGKGTLGGLLMDPTIYEDVKRTVGTVESNEILRAFVRYSIQADESTRTNP; this is encoded by the coding sequence ATGCCAAATCGGATGAGAGTTGGAATTTTTGTTCTGATTGGATTGGGACTGGTCGGGTTCATTATTTTTATGATCGGAAGTACTCGCCGTTTTTGGGAGTCAAAGATCACTTATGTTGCTTCTTTCAATGATGTGGCTGGATTAAAGTCGGGTGCGCCGATACGTATGGGGGGGGTTGACATCGGTACGGTCGGTAGAGTGGGACATTCCGACAATATTGGAGATACACACGTTTATGTTGAACTCGCTATCGCTGAAACTGAATCGAAACGGATACGGGAAGATACAGTGGCGAGGATCGTGAATAAGGGATTGTTGGGAGATAAAATGGTTGAACTCACTCTTAGTGTCAGCGAAGCCCCTCCTCTCGATCCAACTCGTCCGCTTAAGACAGAAGAAACGATGGATCTTTCTCATTATATGACGCGGGTCGACGCAATCGCTCAAAAGACAGAGATGGTGATTGGTCATATTGAATCGGCTACGCGTGCATTTAGCGATGGTCAGATCACGGAAGATCTCAAGAAAACAACAGAACATGTCCGGGAAATTATGGAGGCACTCGCCCATCACGATAGCCCTCTTCATCGCTTAATTTTCGATGACAAGCAAGCCAAACAAGTGAGCCGCACCCTCACAAGCTTGGAAGAGTCAACAGGGCAGTTGCGCGTTATGCTCGCGAATTTAAATGAGATCAGTAAGAAAATACAGAAAGGGACCGGGTTTGTTCATAAACTGCTCGATGATGGTGAATTATCGTTGCATATTGCCAATTCTCTGAGCGCACTTGAACAGAATCTCAAAGCAGTTCAAGATAATAAGGAAGGGCTCGCCCACGCTCTGATTTATGGAGATGAACGGATAGGACGATGGCTGCAGGATATGACTGCGATGACTTCTGATCTCCAAGTAATCGTCAGAGATATCAAAGCAGGAAAAGGGACATTGGGCGGTTTGCTAATGGATCCTACGATTTATGAAGATGTTAAACGTACAGTTGGCACCGTAGAGAGCAACGAAATCTTGCGTGCCTTTGTCCGATATTCAATCCAGGCAGATGAATCGACTAGAACAAACCCATAA
- a CDS encoding tetratricopeptide repeat protein: MNRLEQTHNRTEVLDKAHWSAVEEVIELFHEEHFYQAMRQLHSILKVDPHNPYAYYFLGIAFYEVGELEASRDAYMACLRVSPTHLGARVALCHVLRSLGEWRSAIREGMEAFAQAPGDSDVLYALGLAYFGHGDGAAAQKYLRAFLETYPELEVKLEVEVILKAMEESQVE; encoded by the coding sequence ATGAATCGACTAGAACAAACCCATAATCGCACTGAGGTTTTGGATAAAGCTCACTGGAGTGCAGTAGAGGAAGTCATCGAATTATTTCATGAAGAGCATTTCTATCAAGCGATGAGGCAGTTGCATTCTATTCTTAAGGTGGATCCTCATAATCCATACGCGTATTATTTCCTTGGAATCGCTTTCTATGAGGTAGGTGAACTGGAAGCGTCGCGCGACGCGTACATGGCATGTCTCAGAGTAAGCCCAACACATCTAGGGGCACGCGTGGCGCTTTGCCATGTACTGCGTTCTTTAGGGGAATGGCGATCAGCGATTCGGGAAGGGATGGAGGCGTTTGCTCAAGCACCGGGTGATTCCGACGTGTTGTACGCGTTAGGTCTTGCCTATTTTGGGCATGGAGATGGCGCAGCCGCCCAAAAGTATCTTCGCGCCTTTCTGGAAACTTATCCTGAACTGGAAGTCAAGCTAGAAGTTGAGGTGATCCTCAAAGCGATGGAAGAATCTCAAGTCGAATAA
- a CDS encoding DNA-methyltransferase, whose translation MNALISDLKKGKVYYANNLSILEQLPTESIDLIYIDPPFNTGREQSRFQLQTVQCDQGDRLGFGGRRYKTVALGSSSFSDDFEDYLGFLEPRFVHAHRLLKRTGSFYFHIDYREVHYCKVLLDRIFGRSQFINEIIWAYDYGGKTKKRWPPKHDTILFYVKDNKHYFFDGTAVDRIPYMSPSLVGAEKAERGKYPTDTWWHTIVSPTGKEKLGYPTQKPLGILRRIVCASCPEGGIAFDFFAGSGTLGEVALKENRRFILVDINPYALQVMKRRFSSIEGVEFFEPGGALNRVIG comes from the coding sequence ATGAATGCGCTGATTTCTGATCTGAAAAAAGGGAAAGTCTATTACGCTAACAATCTTTCTATCTTGGAGCAACTCCCCACAGAGTCGATCGATCTCATTTACATCGACCCTCCGTTCAATACGGGAAGAGAACAGAGTCGTTTTCAGCTTCAGACAGTTCAATGCGATCAAGGGGATCGACTTGGCTTTGGAGGGCGGCGGTATAAAACAGTTGCACTTGGGTCTTCTTCGTTTTCTGACGATTTTGAGGATTATTTGGGGTTTCTCGAACCTAGGTTTGTGCATGCTCATCGTCTCTTAAAGAGAACGGGAAGTTTTTATTTCCATATCGATTATAGGGAAGTCCATTACTGTAAAGTTCTTCTCGATCGCATTTTCGGTCGCAGTCAGTTTATTAATGAAATTATCTGGGCTTATGATTATGGAGGGAAAACCAAGAAACGGTGGCCTCCTAAGCACGATACGATTCTGTTCTATGTCAAGGATAACAAACATTATTTTTTTGATGGCACTGCTGTCGATCGAATTCCCTATATGTCTCCTTCTCTTGTGGGTGCTGAAAAAGCGGAGCGTGGCAAGTATCCGACCGACACCTGGTGGCACACCATTGTCAGCCCTACTGGAAAAGAGAAGTTGGGGTATCCTACTCAAAAACCGCTTGGTATTCTTCGTAGGATTGTTTGTGCCTCTTGTCCTGAGGGTGGAATTGCCTTTGATTTCTTTGCGGGGAGTGGAACATTAGGGGAAGTTGCCTTGAAAGAAAATCGGCGGTTTATTCTAGTTGATATCAATCCATACGCATTACAGGTGATGAAGCGCCGGTTCTCTTCTATCGAGGGTGTTGAGTTCTTTGAACCTGGAGGTGCTTTGAATCGGGTGATTGGTTAG